The following nucleotide sequence is from Pseudonocardia abyssalis.
CCGTGGTAGCCCGCGGAGAAGGCGGGGTGGTGCATCGCGACGACCGTCCAGTCCGTCGGCGAGACCGGGGTGGCGAGGACCTGCTCGAGCCACGCGGTCTGGGCCGGGTCCTCGATACGGGTCGAGTCAAGGACGACCAACCGCAGCGGGCCGATCCGCTGCTCGTACCAGGATGTCGGGCGGCCGAGTGCGGCGAGGATCTGCTGCTGGGCGCCCTGTTTGATGTCGTGGTTGCCCAGCAACGGCACGAGCTGCGTCCCCGCGTCGAGGACGCCTGCGAACGGGCCGGTCACGGCCGGGCCGATCAGCGCCGGGTCCCCGGTCTCGTAGATCAGGTCACCGAGCAGTAGCAGGGCATCGTACTCGCGGGCGGCCTCCTGACCGTCGATCACCATGGCGGTCCGCTGCTCGGCCGCGTCGGCGGTACCGGTGTCCCCGGCGACCGCCACCCTGATCGATGGTGCACCCGGGAGCGCCGACGGGGCGGCTCCCGCCACCGGTGACGCGAGCGGCGAGCCGTGCGGGGCGGCGGCCCCGATCCGGGTGGCCACTGCCACTGCGAGCGTGACCAACACGAGGGCCACCACGATCACTCCGGCGCAGGTTCTCATGTGCCACCGGCCCCTGCTCCCTGCACTCGGCCGCATTGGCGCCAATCTGGGGGAGAAGCGCTGTGAGGACGCTGAGTACCCGCTCACGCTCGTCGCTGGATCGGCGACGCGGGGGAGGTCGGCAGGAGCAGTTCGAAGGTGGTGGGGTCGGGTTCCTGCAGCCGCAGACGGGCCCCTTCGGCATCAGCCAGTGTCCGGGCCAGCGCCAGCCCGATCCCGGTGCCGCCCGCGCCGGGCTGTCGGCGGTGGAACATCTGATCTGCCGAGCGTGCGACGGAGCCGGTGTCGGCGACGGTGACGACGACCCCCTGCGCCACGCGTCGCGCGGCGAGCGCGACGCTGCCGGCGCCGTGGTGCAGGGCGTTGTCGAGCAGGACGTCGAGGACGTGAGCGAGCGCGGTGGCGGAGGCATGCACGTCGACGCCGGCGCCGTCGTCGACGTGCAGGCGGCGCCCGGCCCGGTGGAAGGCGCTCGCCCAACGCTGCTCGGCGTCGGTCAGCAGCCGGTCGACCGGGATCGGTGCGCGCGCGGAGTGGTCGTCGCGGGCGAGGGTGAGCAGCTGCGTGACCGTTGCGGTCATCCGGTCGAGTGCCTCGAGCGTCTCGTGCAGGACGGCGGTGCGATCGGCACGGGGGACCATCAGCTCGGTCTCGACCACGACCTTGGCGGCGGCGAGCGGGGTCTTGAGCTGGTGTGAGGCGTCAGCGGAGAAGGCCCGTTCGCGTTCGACGAGGCGCCCGATCCGCTCGGCGGCCGAGTCGACGGCAGCGGCGACCTGGTCGAGCTCGGGCAGGCCGCTACGCGGTGCGGTGACAGTGAAGTCACCGTCGCCGAGGCGGCCCGCCGCGCTGCGCAACCGGTCGAGCGGAAGCAACAGTCGCCGGAACAGCCACGATCCGGCCACGGCGGCGATTGCGATGGCGGCCAGGGCGAGACCGAGGATCCCGGCGATCGCGTCGCGGGTCCGGGCGAAGCTCTCGGCCAGCGGTTCGGTGACCCGGACGGCGCCGGTGACCTCGCCACCGCCCGGGCCCAGCGCAACGGCACCGATGATCTCGTCGCCGATCACACCGGCCGCGGCGGTCTGGGTGAGCGCGGCGGCGACCACCGGATCGGCGGTGGCCGGGCCGTCCCCGGCCACCCGTCGGCCGGCACGGTCGTAGACGGCATAGAAGTGCTCGGACTCCCCGTCCCCGAGCTGGGGCATCTCGATGACGCCGAACGCCGGATCGGGGATCCGGTGGGCCGCGACGGCGGCCATCCGCTGGAGCTCGAGGAGGTCCTCGGCGCGACTCTGGTCGCGGACCAGGAGCGAGAACGGCACGAACAGAACCGCGATCCCGAGGGCGCAGACC
It contains:
- a CDS encoding metallophosphoesterase family protein — its product is MRTCAGVIVVALVLVTLAVAVATRIGAAAPHGSPLASPVAGAAPSALPGAPSIRVAVAGDTGTADAAEQRTAMVIDGQEAAREYDALLLLGDLIYETGDPALIGPAVTGPFAGVLDAGTQLVPLLGNHDIKQGAQQQILAALGRPTSWYEQRIGPLRLVVLDSTRIEDPAQTAWLEQVLATPVSPTDWTVVAMHHPAFSAGYHGADADVLDVRDRWAPLFARYRVPLVLAGHDHDYQRSLPQDGVTYVVSGAAAKLRPTGSQPFTAVSASTRHFVDLLVYSDRLELRAVDQQGRLVDATTITR
- a CDS encoding sensor histidine kinase, with amino-acid sequence MRRRILLTAVAVCALGIAVLFVPFSLLVRDQSRAEDLLELQRMAAVAAHRIPDPAFGVIEMPQLGDGESEHFYAVYDRAGRRVAGDGPATADPVVAAALTQTAAAGVIGDEIIGAVALGPGGGEVTGAVRVTEPLAESFARTRDAIAGILGLALAAIAIAAVAGSWLFRRLLLPLDRLRSAAGRLGDGDFTVTAPRSGLPELDQVAAAVDSAAERIGRLVERERAFSADASHQLKTPLAAAKVVVETELMVPRADRTAVLHETLEALDRMTATVTQLLTLARDDHSARAPIPVDRLLTDAEQRWASAFHRAGRRLHVDDGAGVDVHASATALAHVLDVLLDNALHHGAGSVALAARRVAQGVVVTVADTGSVARSADQMFHRRQPGAGGTGIGLALARTLADAEGARLRLQEPDPTTFELLLPTSPASPIQRRA